A region from the Nitrospira sp. genome encodes:
- the galT gene encoding galactose-1-phosphate uridylyltransferase, whose translation MPELRRDPIVGRWVIISTERSGRPQDVHMPSAPIPSAALCPFCPGQERLTPREILAYRPHASEPDGPNWTVRVIPNKFPALHVEGDMGREGLGLYDRMNGIGAHEVIIETPTHKENLADLPTKRVEDVLWAYRDRILDLKKDVRLRYILIFKNHGAAAGATLEHSHSQLIALPVVPTSVLEEIDGCRQHFQQKERCIYCDILRQESSEGARVVLENPEFLCIAPYAARFPFEMWILPKRHAGYFEECQRTQFEFLAPILGEALRRMDAVLARPAYNFILHSSPLHEKTGDFYHWHIEIIPKLTQVAGFEWGTGFYINPVSPEEAAQCLREAIL comes from the coding sequence ATGCCTGAGTTACGTAGAGACCCGATTGTCGGCCGCTGGGTGATCATTTCAACCGAGCGAAGCGGACGCCCGCAGGATGTGCATATGCCGTCCGCGCCGATTCCTTCGGCAGCCCTCTGCCCCTTTTGTCCAGGCCAAGAACGGCTGACCCCCAGGGAAATCCTCGCCTACCGGCCGCATGCCTCCGAGCCGGACGGTCCCAATTGGACCGTGCGCGTCATTCCGAATAAGTTTCCCGCCTTGCATGTGGAAGGAGACATGGGACGCGAAGGGCTCGGCCTCTATGACCGCATGAATGGAATCGGCGCTCATGAGGTCATCATCGAAACCCCCACGCACAAGGAGAACCTTGCCGACCTGCCGACCAAGCGGGTCGAGGATGTGCTCTGGGCCTACCGCGACCGCATCCTCGATCTCAAGAAAGATGTGCGGCTGCGCTACATCCTGATCTTCAAAAATCACGGCGCGGCAGCAGGCGCCACCCTGGAGCACAGCCATTCGCAACTGATCGCTCTCCCGGTCGTCCCGACGAGCGTGCTGGAGGAAATCGACGGATGCCGACAACACTTCCAACAAAAAGAACGCTGCATCTACTGCGACATCTTGCGGCAGGAATCCTCGGAAGGGGCGCGGGTCGTGCTCGAAAACCCGGAATTCCTCTGCATCGCGCCCTACGCCGCACGGTTCCCCTTTGAAATGTGGATTCTGCCGAAACGCCATGCCGGATACTTTGAGGAATGCCAGCGCACCCAATTCGAATTTCTGGCCCCGATACTCGGGGAAGCGCTCCGACGCATGGATGCGGTCCTCGCGCGTCCGGCCTATAACTTTATCCTGCACAGCTCTCCCCTGCATGAAAAAACCGGTGACTTCTATCACTGGCATATCGAAATCATTCCCAAACTGACCCAGGTAGCCGGATTCGAATGGGGCACGGGCTTCTACATCAATCCAGTGTCGCCGGAAGAAGCAGCGCAGTGCCTGAGGGAAGCCATCCTGTAG